Sequence from the Sphingobacteriaceae bacterium GW460-11-11-14-LB5 genome:
ATCTCCGCTGAATGTATGCCATCTTCTTTGTTATAGCTCCATCCCAGGTTGAATAGCCCTGATGGCAGCGAAAATCCCTTTTGGGCAGCGGTAGATTGTTTATCATAAGGGATTTCCAAAAGGATTGCAGCGCACAGCAGGACAGGACCCGGCCTACATGGTGCAGGAATTGCGCTCCAGATCATCAGAAAATTAATGATCTGATTATGCTGAACGATAGCTATTCAAAAATGATTATTCTACGCATGTTAAAAAATGTAAAATCTTTCAGCCTCAAGGTAATAAAACCGTATTATTGTAGTATTACGTACATATTATGATGATGAATGTGAACCTGAAGAAATTAACCTTTCTTGCTTTTATTTTATGTATAAACTTTGGCGTTTTTGCTCAAAGTAAAAATGTACAACTCCCTGCCAATTGGTTTAATTTAGATTTATTAGAAAACGGATATTTTGGTATCAGTACGGAGAAAGCTTATCGCGAGCTTTTAAAAGATAAAAAACCTAAGCAAAATATTATTGTAGCAGTAATTGATGGTGGGGTAGATACCAATCACCCTGACTTACAATCTGTTTTATGGACGAATAAAAAAGAAATCCCGGGAAATGGAATAGACGATGATGGTAATGGCTATATCGATGATATCCATGGCTGGAATTTTATTGGTTCTAAGAAAGGCAATCTAGAGTTTGACAATTTAGAATTGGTGCGCCTGTTAAGGATTTATACTCCAAAATATCAATCAACAACCAATTTAACTCCTTTAGACAGTGCCCAAAAAGAAGAATTTAAACTGTATAAGAAAATGGTTGGCGATTTCGGTAAGAAATACGAAGATGCCAGCAATACTTTTTCTGTTCTGATTGCCATCAACAAGGTTTTAGATTCTGTGGCGAAAATCAATAAAAAAGAAATCCCGACCATGGAGGATATTGATCAATATAAACCTGATGATGAAACGGAAGAGCAGGTAAAAACAATCATCAGAAAGGGTGCTAAGGAAGATGGTAGTTTTGAGAAATTTTATAAGAGCATAAAGGAAGGTTACAAGCAATACGATGCAATGCTGAAGTATAACTTAAACCCCAAATATGATAGGCGTGCAGAACTGGTGGGCGATGATTACAGTAATTCTTACCAAAAAGATTATGGAAACAATGATGTAAAAGGCCCTGATCCTTTTCACGGTACACACGTATCCGGAATTATTGGAGCAGATCGTACAAATTCCACAGGTATTTTGGGCGTAGCCAATCATGTAAGTATCATGGCCATCAGGGTGGTACCCACAGGAGATGAACGTGATAAGGATGTGGCCAACGGCATCAGGTACGCGGTTGATAATGGTGCTAAAGTAATCAACATGAGTTTTGGTAAAAGCTACAAGTGGGATAAAAAAGCAGTAGACTCGGCAGTAAAATACGCGGAACTAAAAGGGGTATTACTGGTACACGCAGCCGGAAACGATAACCAAAATAACGATCTGGAAGAGAATTACCCTAATAAGTTTTTTGACAGTAAAGAGGCTGAAGCTTATAAAGAAGCGAATAAAAAACCCAGCAAACCAGACTTTACTCCACCCAGACCCATGACACAAAATAATGGCATGGGTATGAGGCCATCTTATGACCGATCTGCATTAGTAAAACCTGTACCCATCGACTCCGCAAAATTTAAGCTGCCTCATGCCAGTAACTGGATCGAAGTAGGTGCAAGTGCCTATAAAGATGATGACAATCTGAAAGCCGATTTTTCTAATTATGGCAAATATAATGTAGATGTTTTTGCCCCTGGATTTTTAATTAACTCAACCATTCCTGATAACAAATATGAGGAGGCTGATGGAACGAGTATGGCCTCGCCTGTTGTGGCTGGCTTAGCAGCACTAATTTTAAGCTACTACCCGGAATTAAAACCAGCACAGGTAAGAGCAATAATCATGAAATCTGTTTCGAAGGTAGCGCACAAAGTAAAATACAAAAATGAAAGGGGGGAGAATGTTAGAACGCTTTTCAGCGAAATATGTGTAAGCGGAGGTATTGTTAATGCCTATAATGCCCTAAAATTAGCTGAAACGTATAAATAGTTATCAGTTTACAGTTTACAGTTTTCAGTTTGC
This genomic interval carries:
- a CDS encoding peptidase S8 — translated: MMNVNLKKLTFLAFILCINFGVFAQSKNVQLPANWFNLDLLENGYFGISTEKAYRELLKDKKPKQNIIVAVIDGGVDTNHPDLQSVLWTNKKEIPGNGIDDDGNGYIDDIHGWNFIGSKKGNLEFDNLELVRLLRIYTPKYQSTTNLTPLDSAQKEEFKLYKKMVGDFGKKYEDASNTFSVLIAINKVLDSVAKINKKEIPTMEDIDQYKPDDETEEQVKTIIRKGAKEDGSFEKFYKSIKEGYKQYDAMLKYNLNPKYDRRAELVGDDYSNSYQKDYGNNDVKGPDPFHGTHVSGIIGADRTNSTGILGVANHVSIMAIRVVPTGDERDKDVANGIRYAVDNGAKVINMSFGKSYKWDKKAVDSAVKYAELKGVLLVHAAGNDNQNNDLEENYPNKFFDSKEAEAYKEANKKPSKPDFTPPRPMTQNNGMGMRPSYDRSALVKPVPIDSAKFKLPHASNWIEVGASAYKDDDNLKADFSNYGKYNVDVFAPGFLINSTIPDNKYEEADGTSMASPVVAGLAALILSYYPELKPAQVRAIIMKSVSKVAHKVKYKNERGENVRTLFSEICVSGGIVNAYNALKLAETYK